From Chelatococcus sp. YT9, a single genomic window includes:
- a CDS encoding GNAT family protein: MTSSGLEMLAAVQPAVGAPGREVLPGRYCRLEPLDTARHAAELWQALAGHDRLWDYLMQEPFADEASFTAHVAEREARLDPLCYVVVDAESGKAVGWASLMEIRPQHGVIEVGNVLFSPLLQRTPMASEAIALLASYVFDRLGYRRFEWKCNALNAPSRRAAQRFGFTFEGIFRQHMIVKGKNRDTAWFAMLDSEWPACRAAFDAWLDPANFDAKGGQLRSLTAIRESL, encoded by the coding sequence ATGACATCGTCAGGTCTCGAAATGCTGGCCGCGGTCCAACCCGCTGTAGGCGCCCCCGGACGGGAGGTTCTGCCAGGCCGCTATTGCCGTCTCGAGCCCCTAGACACCGCCCGCCACGCAGCCGAACTCTGGCAGGCCTTGGCCGGTCACGATCGCCTATGGGACTATCTCATGCAGGAGCCCTTCGCCGACGAGGCGAGCTTTACGGCTCATGTGGCGGAGCGCGAGGCGAGGCTCGATCCGCTGTGCTATGTCGTGGTCGATGCCGAGAGCGGGAAGGCGGTGGGATGGGCCTCGCTGATGGAGATCCGTCCGCAGCATGGCGTCATCGAGGTCGGCAATGTGCTCTTCTCGCCGCTTCTGCAACGGACACCAATGGCGTCCGAGGCGATCGCCCTTCTTGCCAGCTATGTTTTCGACCGCCTTGGCTATCGTCGTTTCGAGTGGAAGTGCAACGCGCTGAACGCACCTTCCCGGCGTGCGGCCCAGCGTTTTGGCTTCACGTTCGAGGGGATTTTTCGCCAGCATATGATCGTGAAAGGGAAGAACCGCGACACGGCGTGGTTCGCCATGCTCGACAGCGAATGGCCGGCTTGCCGCGCAGCCTTTGACGCGTGGCTTGATCCCGCCAATTTCGATGCGAAGGGCGGACAGCTCCGTTCGCTGACGGCAATTCGGGAGAGCCTGTGA
- a CDS encoding isocitrate lyase/phosphoenolpyruvate mutase family protein, with protein MTTTVQQRRRALRKLHETSGIFVMPHPWDIGTARYLQHLGFKALSTTSAGIAFSQGFPDTEWAVPRDMMLDHIREIVDATHLPVSADFEAGYAHEPEGVASNVRLCMATGVAGLTLEDLTNDANRRLYPVELAAERIAAARSAIDDVAAGAVLTASTDSLQVAEDAFDDALRRLVAYAEAGADCLYAQGVLSREQIAALVKAIAPKSLQILVPSHAPFTMKELEDLGVRCISGGSGLCRVAWGSFMQSARKLSQGSLEIYDAAVPFSEINGFFRQDLAKGRRKA; from the coding sequence GTGACCACAACCGTTCAGCAGCGGCGGCGCGCTTTGCGCAAGCTCCATGAGACGAGCGGCATCTTCGTCATGCCACATCCATGGGATATCGGCACGGCGCGCTATCTCCAGCACCTGGGCTTCAAGGCGCTGTCCACGACCAGCGCGGGAATCGCGTTCTCGCAGGGATTTCCCGACACCGAATGGGCGGTGCCCCGGGATATGATGCTGGATCACATCCGTGAAATCGTGGATGCGACACATCTGCCTGTCAGCGCGGACTTCGAGGCCGGTTATGCCCATGAGCCTGAAGGCGTGGCTTCGAACGTGCGCTTGTGCATGGCGACCGGTGTCGCGGGCCTGACGCTCGAAGACCTGACAAACGATGCCAATCGCCGGCTCTATCCTGTCGAACTTGCGGCCGAGCGAATAGCTGCGGCCCGTTCTGCGATTGACGATGTCGCGGCGGGCGCGGTTCTGACAGCGTCGACAGATAGTCTCCAAGTCGCTGAAGATGCTTTCGACGATGCGCTGCGCCGTCTCGTCGCCTATGCCGAGGCGGGGGCCGACTGCCTCTATGCGCAGGGAGTACTCTCACGCGAGCAGATCGCAGCCCTGGTCAAAGCCATCGCGCCGAAGAGCCTGCAGATTCTCGTGCCAAGTCACGCGCCGTTCACAATGAAGGAGCTCGAGGATCTCGGGGTCCGGTGTATCAGCGGGGGCTCTGGTCTTTGCCGCGTGGCCTGGGGCAGCTTCATGCAGTCTGCCCGCAAGCTGTCGCAGGGCAGCCTGGAGATCTATGACGCAGCGGTGCCGTTCTCCGAAATCAACGGCTTTTTTCGGCAGGATCTCGCCAAGGGACGCCGCAAGGCATGA
- a CDS encoding IlvD/Edd family dehydratase, whose amino-acid sequence MSNSGQDKSKLRSRQWFDNPDNPGMTALYLERYLNYGLTREELQSGKPIIGIAQTGSDLSPCNRHHIELAKRTRAGIVAAGGVVMEFPVHPIQETGKRPTASLDRNLAYLGLVEVLYGYPLDGVVLTTGCDKTTPACIMAAATVNIPSIVLSGGPMLNGWFHGERTGSGTVVWKARELLAEGKLDYEQFIELVASSAPSVGHCNTMGTASTMNSLAEALGMSLPGCAAVPAPYRERGQIAYETGKRIVEMVWEDLKPSDIMTREAFENVIVVNSAIGGSTNAPVHINAIARHIGVELNVQDWETVGHEVPLLVNLQPAGKYLGEEYHRAGGVPAVINELMKHGLIHENALTVNGRAIGDNCRDRAATDTDVIRSFETALMQDAGFIVLSGNLFDSAIMKTSVISDEFRDRYLKNPNDPNAFEGKAFVFDGPEQYHKLIDDESLGIDEYSILFMRGAGPIGYPGAAEVVNMQAPAYLLKRGVTSLPCIGDGRQSGTSGSPSILNASPEAAAGGGLAILKTGDRVRIDLAKRSANILISDAEVAERRAELEKAGGFKYPASQTPWQEIQRGIVDQLSEGMVLKPAVKYQRVAETYGVPRDNH is encoded by the coding sequence ATGAGCAATTCCGGACAGGACAAATCGAAGCTGCGCTCGCGGCAGTGGTTCGACAATCCGGATAATCCGGGGATGACAGCGCTCTATCTCGAGCGGTATCTCAACTACGGCTTGACACGCGAGGAGTTGCAATCGGGCAAGCCGATCATCGGGATCGCACAGACCGGCTCGGATCTCTCTCCCTGCAATCGTCATCACATCGAACTCGCCAAGCGCACCCGCGCCGGGATCGTTGCGGCTGGTGGCGTGGTCATGGAATTTCCCGTTCACCCCATCCAGGAAACGGGCAAACGTCCGACAGCCTCGCTGGATCGCAACCTCGCTTATCTCGGCCTTGTCGAAGTGCTCTACGGTTATCCGCTCGATGGCGTGGTGCTGACGACGGGCTGCGACAAGACGACGCCCGCCTGCATCATGGCAGCAGCGACGGTGAATATTCCCTCCATCGTCCTGTCCGGCGGGCCTATGCTGAACGGCTGGTTCCACGGAGAGCGGACGGGTTCGGGCACCGTCGTATGGAAGGCGCGCGAGCTCCTCGCCGAAGGCAAGCTCGACTACGAGCAGTTCATCGAGCTCGTTGCGTCCTCGGCCCCGTCTGTCGGCCACTGCAACACCATGGGCACGGCCTCAACCATGAACTCCCTGGCCGAAGCGCTCGGAATGAGCCTGCCGGGCTGCGCGGCTGTCCCGGCGCCCTATCGTGAGCGCGGCCAGATCGCCTACGAGACCGGAAAGCGGATCGTCGAGATGGTGTGGGAGGACCTGAAGCCTTCCGATATCATGACGCGGGAGGCCTTCGAGAACGTGATCGTGGTGAACTCGGCAATCGGCGGCTCGACGAATGCCCCCGTTCACATCAATGCCATTGCCAGGCACATCGGTGTTGAGCTCAATGTGCAGGACTGGGAGACGGTCGGCCATGAAGTGCCCCTCCTGGTCAATCTCCAGCCGGCCGGAAAGTACCTCGGCGAGGAGTACCACCGCGCCGGCGGGGTGCCCGCTGTCATCAACGAGCTGATGAAGCACGGGCTCATTCACGAAAACGCATTGACCGTTAACGGCCGCGCCATCGGCGACAATTGCCGCGACCGCGCGGCGACGGACACGGACGTGATCCGCAGCTTCGAGACGGCGCTGATGCAGGACGCCGGCTTCATCGTGCTGTCGGGCAATCTCTTCGATTCTGCCATCATGAAGACCAGCGTCATCTCGGACGAGTTCCGTGATCGTTACCTGAAGAACCCGAACGATCCCAACGCCTTCGAAGGCAAGGCCTTTGTCTTCGATGGCCCGGAGCAGTATCATAAGCTCATCGACGATGAATCACTCGGCATCGACGAGTATTCGATCCTTTTCATGCGCGGTGCCGGGCCGATCGGCTATCCCGGCGCGGCCGAGGTCGTGAACATGCAGGCGCCGGCCTATCTCTTGAAACGCGGCGTCACCTCGCTGCCTTGCATCGGCGATGGCCGTCAGTCTGGCACCTCAGGCTCGCCGTCGATCCTGAACGCTTCACCGGAGGCGGCAGCCGGCGGCGGCCTTGCCATCCTCAAAACCGGCGATCGGGTGCGTATCGACCTGGCGAAGCGCAGCGCAAACATCCTCATTTCCGATGCGGAAGTGGCGGAGCGGCGTGCCGAACTGGAGAAGGCGGGCGGCTTCAAATATCCAGCTAGCCAGACCCCTTGGCAGGAGATCCAGCGCGGCATCGTCGACCAATTGTCCGAGGGCATGGTGCTGAAGCCGGCCGTCAAATACCAGCGGGTCGCCGAGACCTACGGTGTTCCGCGCGACAACCACTGA
- a CDS encoding pyridoxal phosphate-dependent aminotransferase: MPTIVPAFARIGEENAFAVLARATALAAEGRDIINLGIGQPDFPTPAHIVEAAIKALRDGHHGYTPATGILPLREGVSADIHRRLGVTVSPDNILIVPGGKVTMFAAILMFGEPGAEILYPDPGFPIYRSMIEFTGATPVPVPIREENGFAFSAEETLGLITSKTRLLILNSPANPTGGVTPKAEIDKLVAGLARHPDVAIMSDEIYGQMVYDGEQHVSLLTYPEIRDRLILLDGWSKTYAMTGWRMGFSVWPAPLLDAARKLAVNSYSCVNAAAQWAGLAALTGPQDCVAEMVAEFDKRRRIVVEGLNSLPDVSAATPKGAFYAFPNISRTGWKAKPLANALLEKAGVAVIGGPDFGILGEGYIRLSYANSAENIRKALDRMGEFLSEHRPG, from the coding sequence ATGCCCACGATCGTTCCGGCTTTTGCCCGCATTGGTGAAGAAAACGCTTTTGCTGTACTGGCACGAGCCACTGCGCTTGCTGCGGAAGGCCGCGACATCATAAACCTGGGTATCGGTCAACCAGATTTCCCGACCCCGGCGCATATCGTCGAGGCCGCCATAAAGGCCCTCCGCGACGGACACCACGGCTATACTCCGGCCACCGGCATCCTGCCGCTGCGCGAAGGCGTCTCTGCCGATATCCACCGTCGCCTCGGGGTGACGGTTTCGCCGGACAACATCCTCATCGTGCCCGGCGGGAAGGTCACGATGTTCGCGGCAATCCTGATGTTCGGCGAACCCGGTGCCGAGATCCTCTATCCCGACCCGGGCTTCCCGATCTATCGTTCGATGATCGAGTTCACGGGCGCCACGCCCGTGCCGGTGCCTATCCGCGAGGAGAACGGCTTTGCCTTCTCGGCCGAGGAGACGCTCGGCCTGATCACCTCGAAGACCCGGCTTTTGATCCTCAATTCGCCGGCCAACCCGACAGGTGGAGTCACTCCGAAGGCGGAGATTGACAAGCTGGTAGCCGGGCTCGCCCGCCATCCCGACGTCGCGATCATGTCGGACGAAATCTACGGCCAGATGGTCTACGATGGCGAACAGCACGTCTCGCTGCTCACCTATCCCGAGATCAGGGATCGCCTGATCCTTCTCGACGGTTGGTCAAAGACCTACGCCATGACCGGCTGGCGCATGGGCTTTTCGGTCTGGCCGGCGCCTCTGCTCGACGCTGCCCGCAAGCTCGCCGTGAACTCCTATTCCTGCGTCAATGCGGCGGCGCAATGGGCGGGCCTTGCCGCCCTAACGGGCCCACAGGACTGCGTCGCGGAGATGGTTGCCGAGTTCGACAAGCGCCGGCGCATCGTCGTGGAGGGCCTCAACAGCCTGCCCGATGTGAGCGCGGCCACACCCAAGGGAGCGTTCTACGCCTTCCCCAACATCTCCCGCACGGGCTGGAAGGCAAAGCCTCTCGCCAACGCTCTTCTGGAAAAGGCAGGCGTCGCGGTGATCGGCGGGCCGGACTTCGGCATTCTCGGCGAGGGCTACATCCGTTTGTCTTATGCCAATTCAGCCGAAAACATCCGCAAAGCTCTCGATCGCATGGGAGAGTTCCTGAGCGAGCACCGCCCGGGCTGA
- a CDS encoding tellurite resistance TerB family protein, whose protein sequence is MFDAKKLLDVLVASASSQGPQGSTRGPASGPATSGGASSPDLGPDASAGLGGLLGSVLSQLGGTNRPTQAGPAGSSSGIPGLPGASGTPNVGDIVTKARDFLQSPAGQNAASAVMGGLAGLLLGSKSGRKVATSAAKIGGLGLIAALAYKAYQGWQNGQPASSEATATIPALPAPTGTAFDASTASQDTALVLVRAMIAAAASDGHIDPEERGRIVGGLQQAGFDMEASRFLDTEFSNPASITTLAAAATTPEIGTQIYAAARLSIDPDTPEEARFLKELGEALALDPSLIAHLDTAAASVKV, encoded by the coding sequence ATGTTCGACGCCAAGAAGCTTCTCGACGTCCTCGTAGCCTCGGCCTCATCCCAGGGCCCTCAGGGTTCAACCAGGGGCCCGGCCAGCGGGCCGGCCACGTCCGGCGGCGCTTCCAGCCCCGATCTTGGCCCAGACGCCAGCGCCGGCCTCGGTGGTCTTCTTGGATCTGTTCTCAGCCAGCTCGGAGGGACGAACCGGCCCACGCAGGCCGGCCCCGCCGGTTCCAGCTCGGGTATCCCAGGTCTTCCCGGCGCCTCTGGAACGCCGAATGTCGGCGATATCGTTACGAAAGCGCGCGATTTTCTGCAGAGCCCGGCCGGGCAGAACGCCGCCAGCGCGGTGATGGGCGGTCTTGCGGGCCTGTTGCTTGGCTCCAAGTCGGGCCGCAAAGTCGCGACATCCGCCGCCAAAATCGGCGGACTGGGCCTCATCGCCGCTCTCGCCTACAAAGCCTACCAAGGTTGGCAGAACGGCCAGCCAGCATCAAGCGAGGCGACGGCCACCATCCCGGCGCTGCCCGCCCCGACAGGCACGGCTTTCGATGCGAGCACGGCCTCGCAGGATACGGCACTTGTCCTGGTGCGTGCCATGATCGCGGCGGCGGCATCCGACGGACATATCGACCCGGAGGAGCGGGGACGGATTGTCGGGGGGCTCCAGCAGGCGGGCTTCGACATGGAGGCCTCGCGCTTCCTCGACACGGAATTCTCGAACCCGGCCAGCATCACGACCCTTGCAGCGGCGGCGACGACTCCCGAGATCGGCACGCAGATCTATGCTGCTGCCCGCCTCTCCATCGATCCGGACACGCCGGAGGAAGCACGCTTTCTCAAGGAACTCGGCGAGGCGCTGGCTCTCGACCCGTCACTCATCGCGCATCTCGATACGGCCGCGGCCAGCGTGAAGGTGTAG